The genomic region ATCGATTCCTTTTTTCGTTCATTCACTACTTCATCTTTAAATCACCTTATACCTTAACCATCTTCTGCTATGGAATCTCCATGTAAATATTACTGCACGCACTGTCCAGTCGGCAAACATACCGATCCAGACGCCCATCGGTCCAAATCCCAGAAATCGGATCAGTATCACGCACAGACAAAATCGGCACAGCCACATGACCAGACACGACGTGATCATAGAAAATTTTACGTCTCCCGCCGCACGAAGTCCGTATGCCGGAACAAATGCCAGCGTCCATACAATCGGCTTCACAAGCGTAATCCAGGTTACCATATGGAAACACATCTTTGCACTTGCAGGCTCCATGCCGCCAAGAACTGTCACAGGCCTGATCAATGCAAATACCAGCAGGCAGCTTACAATGATTGCCACTTCTGCGATCACACTTAATTTTTTTATGTAATAGACCGCCTCGTCTTTTCTGTCCGCTCCCATACACTGACCTACAATTGTCATCAACCCTACGCCAACTCCGATTGCCGCCATTCCATTCAGATTCTCCAGAATATTTGTCATTGCCTGGGCTGCAATTGCAGTTGTACCTAATGTTGATACGGTAGACTGTATTGCCAGTTTTCCAAGCTGGAACATACTGTTTTCCACACCGGACGGAATTCCAATCCCGAGTATTCTCCGGATCATCGCCCAGTCCGGACGGATTTTCAGGTAATCTCTTACCACAATTGGCTGCCGGTCTTTTCTTAATTGAATCAATACTACCACTGCACAGAATATACGGGAGACCAGTGTAGAAATTGCCGCACCCGCAACTCCCATATGGAAAATCCAGATCATAATTGCATTTCCAACAATATTCATCGCATTCGATATCATGGAAATGAGCATTGGACCCTTCGTATTCTCCTGCGCGCGAAAAATGGATGCCGCCGAATCATATGCCGCTATGAACGGAAATGAAATAGCTGTATAAAAGAAATATGTCTCTGAGGCTCTCATAACGTCAGCTTCTACTGAACCAAAAATCAGGCGCAAAAGCGGTTTCTTAAATCCCAGACATAACACACTGACTACGATCGAGATGGCCGTGATGATGAATAACACCTGTCTTGCAGATTCATTCGCCATCTTTTTATTCTGTTGTCCGATATACTGTGAACAGACAATTGCTCCTCCTGCTGCCAGTGCCGAAAATGCCTGTATCACA from Dorea longicatena harbors:
- a CDS encoding MATE family efflux transporter, which gives rise to MTEKVKQQHMFSNKMIAGILIPVVLEQLLNSIMGTADTMMVSNIGSAAISAVSLVDSINILVIQAFSALAAGGAIVCSQYIGQQNKKMANESARQVLFIITAISIVVSVLCLGFKKPLLRLIFGSVEADVMRASETYFFYTAISFPFIAAYDSAASIFRAQENTKGPMLISMISNAMNIVGNAIMIWIFHMGVAGAAISTLVSRIFCAVVVLIQLRKDRQPIVVRDYLKIRPDWAMIRRILGIGIPSGVENSMFQLGKLAIQSTVSTLGTTAIAAQAMTNILENLNGMAAIGVGVGLMTIVGQCMGADRKDEAVYYIKKLSVIAEVAIIVSCLLVFALIRPVTVLGGMEPASAKMCFHMVTWITLVKPIVWTLAFVPAYGLRAAGDVKFSMITSCLVMWLCRFCLCVILIRFLGFGPMGVWIGMFADWTVRAVIFTWRFHSRRWLRYKVI